From a single Nostoc sp. MS1 genomic region:
- a CDS encoding efflux RND transporter periplasmic adaptor subunit — protein MTQLSSILNRGILTSFVIAPLGVMGILSFTVLLPALKDPSSRFYSSGFGYPALQRIAGKPIKVETALVASKSLEDDLAAPGESFAMQQVDVRSLLSGPIEKVFVEEGQWVHRGQPLLQLQKASFENQVNTARNNLTIAQKNLETVQNSVAERLLALKENVRSAQDRFYAAKTRLGKIDQLADQELDNNVKAAQVRLATAEEKLKQIQILARQGAISKFQLYDMQDTYATRKRELVAAQQGIIGTQSQQFTNQDFYISRQNDLISAQQTLTLAQQTLDKDVKNAQLAVDNRRIELQEALTNLSRTTIYASTDGLVSQVNIHAGEIADARGRDALVTLTQNVVFKAYIDQARLNAVKVGDKATVRLVAYPGRTFEGRVIQLNPTVETNATKPTKVGIDRQYTYSVWVAVDNLQMPPGLQGYVQFANLTRTALVIPESSVTHLSAGEGMVMVNEAGKAVVRKVKLGRTFDNQREVLAGLKPGEQVVVSSLALNPGDRLENKSALPTIAERH, from the coding sequence ATGACCCAATTATCTTCAATTCTCAATCGTGGGATTCTCACTAGTTTTGTAATCGCTCCTTTAGGTGTGATGGGGATTTTAAGCTTTACTGTACTTCTCCCAGCCCTTAAAGACCCAAGCTCAAGATTTTACTCTTCGGGCTTTGGTTATCCAGCTTTACAACGTATAGCTGGCAAACCTATCAAAGTAGAAACTGCATTAGTAGCATCAAAAAGTTTAGAGGATGATTTAGCCGCTCCTGGTGAATCTTTTGCTATGCAGCAGGTAGATGTTCGTTCTTTGCTCTCAGGCCCTATAGAAAAAGTTTTCGTTGAGGAAGGACAATGGGTGCATCGAGGTCAACCTCTGCTTCAGTTACAAAAGGCTTCTTTTGAAAATCAAGTAAATACAGCTCGTAATAACCTTACTATTGCACAAAAGAATCTTGAGACTGTGCAGAACTCGGTAGCAGAAAGGTTATTAGCCTTGAAAGAGAATGTGAGGTCTGCTCAAGATAGGTTTTATGCAGCTAAAACTAGACTGGGAAAAATTGATCAATTGGCAGATCAGGAATTAGATAATAATGTCAAGGCTGCTCAGGTAAGGCTAGCCACAGCAGAAGAGAAACTAAAACAAATTCAAATTTTAGCTCGGCAGGGAGCAATTTCTAAGTTTCAGCTCTATGATATGCAAGATACCTATGCCACTCGCAAACGAGAATTAGTAGCTGCCCAACAGGGGATAATTGGTACACAAAGTCAGCAATTTACCAACCAAGATTTCTACATTTCTCGCCAAAATGACTTGATTTCTGCTCAACAAACTTTGACGTTAGCCCAGCAGACATTAGATAAAGATGTGAAAAACGCTCAACTCGCAGTTGATAACAGAAGGATCGAATTACAAGAAGCTCTGACAAATCTAAGTAGAACAACGATTTACGCCAGTACTGATGGTTTAGTTAGTCAGGTAAATATCCATGCTGGTGAAATAGCAGATGCACGCGGTCGTGATGCTTTAGTAACTTTAACTCAAAATGTTGTATTTAAGGCTTATATTGATCAAGCCAGGCTTAATGCAGTTAAAGTAGGCGACAAAGCAACAGTCCGTTTAGTAGCATACCCTGGACGTACTTTTGAAGGGCGGGTGATCCAGCTTAATCCAACTGTAGAAACTAATGCAACTAAGCCAACTAAAGTGGGTATTGACCGACAATATACCTATTCTGTTTGGGTGGCTGTTGATAATTTGCAAATGCCTCCTGGTTTACAGGGTTATGTTCAGTTCGCTAATCTAACAAGAACAGCTTTAGTCATTCCAGAAAGTTCTGTGACTCATTTATCGGCTGGTGAAGGCATGGTGATGGTTAACGAAGCTGGTAAGGCTGTTGTGAGGAAAGTCAAACTAGGAAGAACTTTTGACAATCAACGTGAAGTTTTAGCCGGCTTGAAGCCTGGGGAGCAAGTAGTAGTATCTTCTTTAGCTTTAAATCCAGGCGATCGCCTGGAAAATAAATCTGCATTACCAACGATCGCCGAGAGACACTAA
- a CDS encoding tetratricopeptide repeat protein, which yields MNQGSWFIRERITLLIGSVFLLSGAVFPWYCLPPQTLDVFGTNLFWANAGRLLLGVFAIASFTYTFIFPIQQAPRLVFWGALLPILLFPYFITTWSPAVSFIAAEYYNRGEEVSSHVENNFSEVQAQWKQNILLDNPDIPASTFGMKIEDSRFFQLPSWDKVILEGFGYKNSFFALIGKGWGFALIGGMITLMGLYLALIQQGLNLLIQDMKVLAPVTVLVCAVIIGSQIYCNIANYQLNVQFAKGEYSQVVNASKVLTRFYPALKGDEEFLERLAKAELYTDNIEPGLLNFIQGLENYKNSNFLEAERYLKQSLNSQPHSFLVRGYLVAALLNQGVNYFNEPNTKNAGTAADIFEKALNIFPGHVEALYDLMLARVVNGEFQKSAEVAKQIINGQKYLQEPGIGLMGQAYVHLTWAEYQNGNIDKTWERYRQSVDTKAWDESGVGE from the coding sequence ATGAATCAAGGTAGTTGGTTTATTCGAGAAAGAATTACTCTATTAATTGGCTCCGTATTTCTACTATCAGGAGCCGTATTTCCTTGGTATTGTTTACCTCCACAAACCTTAGATGTATTCGGGACTAACCTATTTTGGGCTAATGCTGGCAGATTGTTGTTGGGTGTGTTTGCGATCGCCAGTTTCACTTACACTTTCATATTTCCGATTCAGCAAGCCCCACGCTTAGTTTTTTGGGGTGCATTACTACCTATATTACTTTTTCCTTATTTCATCACAACTTGGTCGCCTGCCGTCTCTTTCATCGCCGCAGAATACTACAATCGAGGAGAAGAAGTTTCTTCTCATGTTGAAAACAATTTTTCCGAAGTTCAGGCACAGTGGAAACAAAATATACTTTTGGATAATCCAGATATTCCTGCTTCTACTTTTGGCATGAAAATTGAGGATAGCCGATTTTTTCAACTACCATCATGGGATAAAGTTATCCTTGAAGGATTTGGCTATAAAAATAGTTTTTTCGCTTTAATTGGCAAAGGTTGGGGCTTTGCCTTAATTGGCGGGATGATTACTTTAATGGGTCTTTATCTGGCATTGATACAGCAGGGACTAAATCTACTAATTCAGGACATGAAAGTATTAGCACCTGTGACTGTACTCGTATGCGCTGTAATTATAGGTTCTCAAATTTATTGTAATATTGCTAACTATCAATTAAATGTTCAGTTTGCCAAAGGTGAATATTCTCAAGTTGTCAATGCTAGCAAAGTTTTAACCAGATTTTATCCAGCTTTGAAGGGAGATGAAGAATTTTTAGAGCGTCTAGCGAAAGCGGAGTTATATACAGATAACATCGAGCCTGGATTACTGAATTTCATCCAGGGGTTAGAGAATTATAAAAATAGTAACTTCCTAGAAGCTGAGAGATATTTAAAACAATCATTAAATAGTCAACCTCACAGCTTTTTAGTTAGAGGTTATTTAGTTGCGGCTTTACTCAATCAAGGTGTTAACTATTTTAACGAGCCTAACACTAAAAATGCGGGAACAGCCGCCGACATTTTTGAAAAAGCATTAAATATATTTCCTGGTCATGTTGAGGCTTTGTATGACTTGATGTTAGCCAGAGTCGTCAACGGAGAATTTCAAAAATCGGCGGAAGTCGCCAAACAAATTATCAATGGACAAAAGTATCTTCAGGAACCGGGAATTGGTTTAATGGGTCAAGCTTATGTCCATCTAACTTGGGCTGAATATCAAAACGGTAATATTGACAAGACTTGGGAGAGGTATCGTCAGTCAGTTGACACCAAGGCTTGGGATGAATCAGGAGTAGGGGAATAA
- a CDS encoding ArnT family glycosyltransferase, with translation MMQRSQHWLPLGLILALGLLLGSLMFSIWEVIPTPVERVNWSQQAQWIAPQTPTYRFYLRNTFNLPDNATAAWLRISADNDFTLYVNGRRIAKENSVLNNSLGLGAGLKMPFQNINDSNPYKTKTSVNYLLASSNDWKLTAYVDITRHLRPGKNVIALEIQQGKTNPRVVVEGEVYPTEDATPISLSTGETTWRVSNLSETRQSLQWYDRDFADENWSEAKTLGSVREATYSRLSKNLFDRPLQGNLITGNQSPQGQVWLRGNWQIPIDKISHAYIRFAAEGAYSLLLNGNLINNYRTENGDQLHLLEVTKFLQPGNNTLAVSLVSPLNTVLTGTNSLNSNGILNFFLDGWVETETGAIIGEIATDNTWTALNQPVPGWAKGVGEAQPVKLLGLPQPEDFQRNFEGNAYLLNYPNYLWHQSLWLIGGVIFATIYASLLGLWLGYGNRWWDNFVAGSAILSPSTLFLAAIGLLKHRFAESEVGLLFAQPQSNYVILCGFTAIIILTLIYSRTKKNINRLPLSFIWFSLGLVGCVSFSLASGGNVLLVFSLGLVAAIIAYISVWIQRRGRSPILLLQDKFNVIQQKWPIWGEWLFLILIVSVGFGLRVYNLGLIDLDSDENTSLDAARGILRTGAPIATSGIWYTRGPFYHYLLALWLRVVGDSIVNARLLSAIWGTATLILVYILARQLTGKIWIALLVTAILAINPWELWYSRNIRFYQALQCLTMASFWSFYKGFIEKSGRGYQYIFFMALTLTLLTQEISLTLLPVFLIGFLCFYRPFNLSQDWHIILGSVVTLAIFIYNLGFAAIRLLTPLAAISDSTASYLRLHFSDVTVLIANLFQGADRLQTLYTAFFVVGFIYFISQYNYKLCFLFFGTLIQILMITILCYQLDERYVYGIYPLFIFLAIYSAITVVRSCGDKLQLILDNLVPIKAISLVVALIILFINIQPARVLAGYNEAINKRNTSIFEYIQNYKQQSDVVISPLPSLAVIKLGKLDYFLMGNRYFDAVYWRQGKLVDRWAGATVISNLDQLNHVLQNSQRVWIHLEDSREGRFRRETWSYMETLGKPVIDSFGTRLRLWQPEDGLPKRIANKGKDLGAY, from the coding sequence ATGATGCAGCGATCGCAGCATTGGTTGCCATTAGGGTTGATACTAGCGTTAGGATTATTGTTAGGAAGTTTGATGTTTTCCATTTGGGAAGTAATCCCTACCCCTGTAGAGCGCGTGAATTGGTCACAACAAGCCCAATGGATTGCACCTCAAACACCTACTTATCGTTTTTATCTACGTAATACCTTTAATTTACCTGATAATGCCACAGCAGCTTGGCTACGTATAAGTGCTGATAATGACTTTACTTTATATGTAAATGGAAGACGTATAGCCAAAGAAAACAGTGTTCTCAACAATTCTCTAGGACTGGGTGCAGGGCTGAAAATGCCTTTTCAAAATATTAATGATAGTAATCCCTATAAAACTAAGACATCAGTTAATTACTTACTTGCAAGTTCTAACGACTGGAAACTAACAGCATATGTAGACATAACTCGTCATCTGCGCCCAGGTAAAAATGTTATTGCCCTAGAAATTCAACAAGGGAAAACCAATCCGCGTGTAGTTGTTGAAGGGGAAGTTTATCCCACAGAGGATGCTACACCTATTAGTTTGTCAACTGGAGAAACTACTTGGCGAGTTTCTAATTTATCAGAAACTCGTCAATCTCTCCAATGGTATGACCGAGATTTCGCCGATGAAAATTGGTCAGAAGCTAAAACACTCGGTTCGGTTCGAGAAGCTACTTACAGTCGTTTAAGTAAAAACTTATTTGACCGCCCTCTACAGGGAAATTTGATTACAGGAAACCAAAGTCCTCAAGGGCAAGTATGGCTGAGAGGTAACTGGCAAATCCCCATAGACAAAATTTCTCATGCTTATATAAGATTTGCGGCTGAGGGTGCATATTCTCTGTTACTCAATGGCAATCTTATTAATAATTATCGAACCGAGAACGGCGATCAGTTGCATTTATTAGAAGTAACAAAGTTTCTTCAACCCGGAAATAATACATTAGCTGTCAGCTTAGTTAGTCCCTTAAATACAGTATTAACGGGGACTAACTCACTCAACTCTAATGGTATTCTGAATTTCTTTTTAGATGGGTGGGTGGAAACAGAAACAGGTGCAATTATTGGCGAAATTGCTACAGATAATACTTGGACAGCATTAAATCAACCTGTACCTGGATGGGCAAAAGGAGTAGGTGAAGCACAACCTGTTAAACTTTTAGGTTTACCTCAACCAGAAGATTTCCAACGCAACTTTGAAGGTAACGCCTATTTACTTAATTATCCTAATTACCTATGGCATCAAAGCCTTTGGTTAATAGGAGGAGTTATCTTTGCAACTATTTATGCTTCACTTTTAGGTTTATGGCTGGGATATGGAAATCGGTGGTGGGATAACTTTGTTGCAGGTTCTGCAATACTCTCACCAAGCACTCTATTTTTAGCTGCTATTGGTTTACTCAAACATCGCTTTGCAGAATCAGAAGTTGGTTTACTATTTGCCCAGCCGCAAAGCAACTATGTCATCTTGTGTGGATTTACAGCCATAATTATATTGACATTAATTTACAGCCGTACAAAGAAAAACATTAATAGATTACCTCTATCTTTCATTTGGTTCTCGCTAGGTTTAGTAGGCTGTGTTAGTTTCAGCTTGGCATCAGGTGGAAATGTCTTGCTTGTGTTTAGTTTAGGGTTGGTAGCAGCAATTATTGCTTACATCTCCGTTTGGATACAAAGACGCGGGCGATCGCCAATTCTACTATTACAGGATAAGTTTAATGTTATACAGCAGAAATGGCCTATTTGGGGTGAGTGGCTATTTCTCATCCTGATTGTCAGTGTAGGGTTTGGGTTGAGGGTATATAACCTTGGTTTAATAGATTTAGATTCTGATGAAAATACTTCTCTAGACGCTGCCAGAGGTATCCTCCGCACTGGCGCACCTATAGCCACCTCTGGTATTTGGTATACTCGTGGGCCTTTTTATCACTATTTGTTAGCTCTGTGGTTAAGAGTAGTAGGAGATTCTATAGTTAATGCTCGCTTGCTATCTGCAATTTGGGGTACAGCTACTCTAATTTTAGTCTATATTCTTGCTCGACAACTGACTGGAAAGATTTGGATTGCTCTACTAGTAACAGCAATTTTAGCTATCAACCCTTGGGAACTTTGGTATTCAAGAAATATCCGTTTTTATCAGGCTTTACAATGCCTGACTATGGCATCTTTCTGGTCGTTCTACAAGGGCTTTATAGAAAAATCTGGCAGGGGTTATCAGTACATTTTCTTTATGGCTTTAACTTTAACTTTATTAACTCAAGAAATTAGCCTCACTTTATTGCCCGTATTTTTGATTGGTTTCCTTTGTTTTTACCGCCCCTTTAACTTATCACAAGACTGGCACATTATCTTAGGCAGTGTAGTTACTTTAGCGATTTTCATTTATAACCTTGGTTTTGCTGCTATTCGCCTTTTAACTCCTTTAGCTGCAATATCTGATAGTACAGCTAGTTATCTAAGGTTACACTTTTCTGATGTCACAGTATTAATTGCTAATCTCTTTCAAGGTGCTGACAGACTGCAAACTCTTTATACAGCTTTCTTTGTAGTAGGATTTATTTATTTTATTAGTCAATACAACTATAAATTATGCTTTCTATTTTTTGGTACTCTGATTCAAATTTTGATGATAACTATTCTTTGTTATCAGTTAGATGAACGCTATGTCTATGGAATTTATCCATTGTTTATATTTTTAGCTATTTATAGTGCAATTACTGTTGTAAGAAGTTGTGGTGATAAATTACAGTTGATTCTTGATAATTTAGTTCCAATAAAAGCGATTAGCTTAGTTGTTGCTTTGATTATATTGTTTATAAATATACAACCAGCTAGAGTATTAGCTGGGTATAATGAGGCTATCAATAAGCGGAATACATCAATATTTGAATACATCCAAAATTATAAACAGCAATCTGATGTAGTTATTTCACCTCTACCATCTTTAGCAGTTATTAAATTAGGTAAACTTGATTACTTTTTAATGGGTAATCGCTATTTTGATGCTGTTTATTGGCGACAAGGAAAGTTAGTTGACCGTTGGGCAGGTGCAACAGTAATTAGTAATTTAGACCAATTAAATCATGTTTTGCAAAACTCCCAACGTGTATGGATTCATTTGGAAGATAGTAGAGAAGGTAGATTCAGGCGTGAAACTTGGTCATATATGGAAACTTTAGGAAAACCAGTTATAGATAGTTTCGGCACTCGTTTGCGGCTTTGGCAACCAGAAGATGGATTACCAAAACGTATAGCAAATAAAGGTAAGGATCTAGGGGCTTATTAA
- a CDS encoding lysylphosphatidylglycerol synthase transmembrane domain-containing protein, which produces MKIKQNTFIKTTVSIGLLAFVFTRIDFTQAWTQFKHLSLPFIVLALVYYTGCQLLSCWRWQVVLNSSGHSAPISSLLNSYFAGMFLNIFLPGALGGDVYRVYRVAQVTQDSEVAIVSVFLERFTGLAALSALALIGLPPAFKLIGRWDIILLFLACVGALVGAVLLISSPKLLMLAEPWLEKLRLGKIATRFAKIQILLRKFAQHRTALVVSMGLSMLLQLAIVYYHYLVAQQLKIPISYLQLLVFIPIIVVVTLLPISLGGLGLKEGLWIYLFNRIGLTTEQALLLSLTITALSWLLSLPGALILLLDSTGFQLARQGKME; this is translated from the coding sequence ATGAAAATAAAACAAAACACATTCATTAAAACAACTGTAAGTATTGGTCTACTTGCTTTTGTATTTACTCGCATCGATTTTACTCAAGCTTGGACTCAGTTTAAACATTTATCTTTACCCTTTATTGTCCTAGCTTTGGTCTATTACACTGGTTGCCAACTGTTGAGTTGCTGGCGCTGGCAGGTTGTACTTAATTCGAGTGGTCATTCAGCACCAATAAGCAGTTTACTGAACAGCTATTTTGCGGGGATGTTTCTGAATATTTTTTTGCCAGGTGCGCTTGGGGGTGATGTATATCGCGTTTATCGAGTTGCTCAAGTCACTCAGGATTCAGAAGTGGCAATTGTATCTGTATTTTTAGAAAGGTTTACCGGATTAGCTGCTTTATCTGCTTTAGCTTTAATTGGTTTACCTCCTGCGTTTAAATTAATAGGACGTTGGGATATTATTTTATTATTTCTTGCTTGTGTAGGCGCTTTAGTAGGAGCAGTTCTACTTATATCTAGCCCAAAACTATTAATGTTAGCTGAACCTTGGTTAGAAAAGTTACGCCTTGGTAAGATAGCCACCCGTTTTGCTAAAATTCAAATTCTCTTGCGAAAATTTGCCCAGCATCGTACAGCACTAGTTGTATCTATGGGGTTATCAATGTTGTTGCAATTAGCTATAGTTTATTACCACTACCTTGTGGCACAACAGTTAAAAATCCCTATTTCTTATTTACAACTTTTAGTATTCATTCCCATTATTGTAGTAGTTACCTTGCTGCCAATATCTTTAGGGGGTCTGGGTTTAAAAGAAGGTTTATGGATTTACCTATTCAATCGTATTGGCTTAACTACAGAACAGGCTCTACTTTTATCCCTCACAATTACAGCTTTAAGTTGGCTGTTGAGTTTGCCAGGAGCATTAATTTTGCTGTTGGACTCAACAGGATTCCAATTAGCAAGGCAAGGAAAAATGGAGTAA
- a CDS encoding type II toxin-antitoxin system HicB family antitoxin has protein sequence MEDHKYIVSLPEFGSYAHTHGDTYTDALKNGEEVLELLIEDYQAQEKRLPEPLTDNFSFVAS, from the coding sequence TTGGAAGACCACAAATATATTGTTAGCTTACCTGAATTTGGCTCATACGCACATACTCATGGTGACACTTATACTGATGCGTTGAAAAATGGTGAGGAGGTCTTGGAACTTTTGATTGAGGATTATCAAGCACAAGAAAAACGGCTACCAGAACCTCTTACCGATAACTTTTCCTTCGTTGCAAGTTAA
- a CDS encoding SMP-30/gluconolactonase/LRE family protein, with protein MQSDYQFKNVLFARARLGEGPIWDSTHQWLYWVDIYNHHVNRFNPVAGETLHFDVGDVVGAIALAGTNRLIMAQRHGLTFLNLDNGEVIPIIQIEADKPNNRFNDGKCDHQGRFWFGSLSLGKPEANLYRYDPDGSLHLMETGLTISNGLGWSPDQQTFYLTDSPQQKIYAYNFDAVTGKISDRRIFVDLTGESFYPDGMAIDSQGNIWSAMWDGWCVICFNHEGKEISRIKLPVQRPTSCTFGGEDLRTLYITSASVGLSEEEIEKSFYSGDLFAVETNTIGLPSYSFNSIV; from the coding sequence CGATATGGGACTCGACTCATCAATGGTTGTATTGGGTTGATATTTATAATCATCATGTAAACAGATTTAATCCTGTGGCTGGGGAGACTTTACATTTTGATGTAGGAGATGTTGTTGGTGCGATCGCTCTGGCTGGAACAAATCGCTTGATTATGGCGCAGCGTCATGGTTTGACGTTTCTCAATTTAGATAATGGTGAGGTCATACCGATTATCCAGATTGAAGCCGATAAGCCAAATAATCGTTTTAACGATGGGAAATGCGATCACCAAGGACGTTTTTGGTTCGGTTCTTTGTCTCTTGGTAAACCTGAAGCTAACCTTTATCGTTACGATCCCGACGGTTCTTTGCACCTGATGGAAACGGGATTGACGATTTCTAACGGCTTAGGCTGGAGTCCTGATCAACAGACATTTTACTTAACTGATTCTCCACAGCAAAAAATTTATGCTTATAACTTTGATGCCGTGACGGGTAAAATTAGCGATCGCCGCATATTTGTAGATTTAACCGGTGAATCTTTTTATCCTGATGGGATGGCGATAGATAGTCAGGGTAATATTTGGTCAGCCATGTGGGATGGCTGGTGTGTGATTTGCTTTAACCATGAAGGTAAGGAAATATCGCGTATAAAGCTACCAGTGCAGCGTCCCACTAGTTGCACTTTTGGCGGTGAGGATTTGCGGACGTTGTATATTACAAGTGCTTCGGTGGGGTTGAGTGAGGAGGAGATTGAAAAAAGTTTCTACTCTGGTGACTTATTTGCGGTTGAGACTAATACGATTGGATTACCCAGCTATAGTTTTAATTCAATTGTTTAA